In one Brevibacillus composti genomic region, the following are encoded:
- a CDS encoding CPBP family intramembrane glutamic endopeptidase: MKEQHPMIDDATLRFHLWLTQLIVLGLAAAGSLIFHGWEKSLALFHLPPARALLWSGGVALLVVLTSIAMDRYLPPKWQDDGDINERIFSGLSPWQTALLCIIIGLGEEWLFRGVIQPFAGNLWTSLLFTLVHVRYLRKPLLIGSVFLTSWLLGCLFEANGLLLPPILAHILIDLLLAFYIQCGCTRERRSRK, from the coding sequence TTGAAAGAGCAGCATCCTATGATTGACGACGCGACACTGCGCTTTCATCTGTGGCTGACGCAGCTGATCGTACTGGGACTGGCAGCAGCGGGGAGCCTGATCTTTCACGGTTGGGAAAAATCGCTCGCCCTCTTCCATCTCCCGCCAGCAAGGGCATTACTCTGGTCGGGAGGGGTCGCTCTGCTCGTCGTCCTCACCAGCATCGCGATGGACCGTTATTTGCCGCCAAAATGGCAGGATGACGGAGATATAAACGAACGGATCTTTTCCGGGCTCTCTCCTTGGCAAACAGCGCTGCTTTGCATCATAATCGGCCTGGGGGAGGAATGGCTGTTTCGCGGCGTCATTCAGCCGTTTGCCGGGAACCTGTGGACCAGCCTTTTGTTTACGTTGGTCCATGTCCGCTATTTGAGAAAGCCGCTGTTAATCGGCAGTGTTTTTCTTACGAGCTGGCTGTTGGGCTGTCTGTTTGAAGCAAATGGTCTGCTGCTCCCGCCGATTCTTGCCCATATCTTGATTGATCTTTTGCTTGCCTTCTATATTCAGTGTGGTTGTACGCGTGAGAGGAGGAGCCGGAAGTGA
- a CDS encoding RecQ family ATP-dependent DNA helicase, with protein sequence MNERWRTWLHDQLRLYFGYTAFRPGQLEIMERIWQRKNVLGLLATGGGKSITYQLPALCLPGTAVVVSPLISLMVDQVQQLRGKRRIPAAYVNSMLEPAEARELLAEIASGVCKMVYVSPEKLQSPALQMALRRAGVSMVAVDEAHCISQWGHDFRTDYLRLPEVIKQLGTPPVLAVTATAAPGVREEICRLLQIEPGDVVAQPLNRGNIAMDIIPVKSEEERRRLVAKAIEELEGPGIVYCGTRQAVEALAAECQIAGKKRVHGYHGGMSGMDRMVVQTQFLRDELDVIVATNAFGMGIDKPDIRYVLHYHFPPSLEAYAQEIGRVGRDGQAGYAGLYYAPEDRLIHAHLQGKEYPTEEQLHRFLQLLSSQGLISLQELLLADIPEEMAGLLFFYAEQAGCVSDVSTGRDHIRYAFAEASRSARQETAAAMMRAMETPKRQKRKKLIDMLSWLEGAGCFRERLNRYFGETDRSFSHACCTYCGLDPSAFKRVGTPASGQTNKTEWNLRKALENLLPNKKGGSVC encoded by the coding sequence ATGAATGAGAGATGGCGGACATGGCTGCATGATCAATTGCGGCTTTATTTCGGCTATACAGCTTTCCGACCCGGACAGCTGGAAATCATGGAGAGGATCTGGCAGCGCAAGAATGTGCTGGGGCTGCTGGCCACCGGCGGAGGGAAGTCGATCACCTATCAGCTGCCGGCACTCTGCCTGCCAGGGACGGCCGTCGTCGTCTCGCCGCTGATCTCGCTGATGGTCGATCAGGTCCAGCAGCTACGCGGCAAGCGGCGCATTCCTGCCGCCTATGTCAACAGCATGCTGGAACCGGCGGAAGCGCGTGAGCTGTTGGCCGAGATCGCCAGCGGCGTCTGTAAAATGGTGTACGTGTCGCCGGAAAAATTGCAAAGTCCGGCTCTGCAAATGGCGCTGCGCCGCGCGGGAGTGTCCATGGTGGCTGTCGACGAGGCGCATTGCATCTCCCAATGGGGTCATGACTTTCGCACAGATTACCTCCGCTTGCCCGAAGTGATCAAACAGTTGGGTACCCCTCCCGTGCTCGCGGTGACGGCTACTGCTGCGCCCGGCGTGAGGGAGGAGATATGCAGACTGCTGCAGATTGAGCCAGGCGATGTGGTGGCACAGCCGCTGAACCGAGGCAATATTGCGATGGACATCATCCCGGTGAAGTCAGAGGAGGAGCGCCGACGTCTGGTCGCCAAGGCAATCGAGGAGCTGGAGGGGCCGGGCATCGTCTATTGCGGCACGAGGCAGGCGGTCGAGGCTTTGGCTGCCGAATGCCAGATTGCCGGAAAAAAACGAGTGCACGGTTACCACGGCGGAATGAGCGGCATGGATCGCATGGTCGTCCAGACCCAGTTTTTGCGTGACGAGCTGGATGTGATCGTGGCTACCAATGCCTTTGGCATGGGCATCGACAAGCCGGATATCCGCTACGTGCTTCACTATCACTTTCCCCCCAGCCTGGAAGCATACGCCCAGGAGATCGGCAGGGTGGGACGCGATGGGCAGGCTGGCTATGCCGGCTTGTACTATGCCCCGGAAGACAGGCTGATTCACGCCCATTTGCAGGGAAAAGAATATCCCACAGAGGAGCAGCTGCACCGTTTTCTGCAGCTCCTGTCAAGCCAGGGGCTGATCTCGCTGCAGGAGCTGCTTCTCGCCGACATACCGGAAGAGATGGCCGGCTTGTTGTTTTTTTATGCGGAGCAGGCGGGTTGCGTCAGCGATGTGTCCACAGGCCGCGATCACATTCGCTACGCCTTCGCGGAGGCGTCCCGCTCAGCCAGACAGGAGACAGCGGCGGCCATGATGCGGGCGATGGAGACGCCCAAACGGCAAAAGAGAAAAAAACTGATCGATATGCTCTCCTGGTTGGAGGGCGCTGGCTGCTTTCGGGAGCGGTTGAACCGTTATTTTGGCGAGACCGACCGCTCGTTTTCACACGCATGCTGTACATACTGCGGACTTGATCCATCGGCTTTCAAACGAGTTGGGACCCCGGCAAGCGGGCAGACGAACAAAACAGAATGGAATTTGCGGAAGGCATTGGAAAACCTTTTGCCGAATAAAAAGGGAGGCAGTGTCTGTTGA
- a CDS encoding helix-turn-helix domain-containing protein produces MSSPTLSEQEWTFLCSLLLGGMKPLAGERTIQSLYYILRGRKANQTLQDVHLYSLYPYYRMFPRLLKEEWEKIVRRMQENGLIIAIPATENRKKPSFQLTEKAQQLSREAEEKYRLSFWFAPFDRADIPEQLDTFWLRLHLLVQTCSHLLENDVSFQPIVQDKRIQRWVRMQLSGGQDRKRWLDGLADELYACMRMLPEPVQEIIVRLFTGLSQSGVTLTQLGMEKQEAPSYILLQLRSGLARMITYLQEHAQQFPLLASLLAREGERDPRLTESASLTYAMTKRGCTIEEIAQKRGIKPSTVEDHLVEIALRCPEWDSSAYLPAELAEQIAAISEKLGTSRLRRVKDQLGPGVSYLQIRLALARGRGSE; encoded by the coding sequence CGGGATGAAACCCCTGGCAGGGGAGAGGACGATCCAGTCCTTGTACTATATCCTTCGCGGACGAAAAGCCAACCAGACCTTGCAGGACGTTCATTTATACAGCCTTTATCCGTATTATCGGATGTTTCCCCGCCTTTTGAAAGAGGAATGGGAGAAAATTGTTCGGCGAATGCAGGAGAATGGCCTGATCATCGCCATCCCTGCAACCGAAAACAGGAAAAAGCCGTCCTTTCAGCTGACGGAAAAAGCGCAGCAACTGTCCCGGGAAGCCGAGGAGAAATACCGGCTATCCTTTTGGTTTGCTCCATTTGACAGAGCGGACATCCCCGAACAGCTGGACACGTTTTGGCTGCGCCTCCATCTGCTGGTGCAGACGTGCTCCCATTTGTTAGAAAATGACGTGTCCTTTCAGCCGATCGTCCAGGACAAACGGATCCAGCGCTGGGTCAGAATGCAGCTGTCTGGCGGGCAGGACCGGAAGCGCTGGCTTGACGGGCTGGCGGACGAGCTGTATGCATGCATGCGAATGCTGCCCGAGCCGGTTCAAGAGATCATAGTTCGCCTCTTCACAGGGTTGTCCCAATCGGGCGTGACGCTGACCCAGCTCGGCATGGAAAAACAGGAAGCGCCCTCCTACATACTGCTGCAGCTGCGGTCTGGCCTCGCCCGGATGATCACCTATTTGCAGGAGCACGCGCAGCAATTTCCGCTCCTTGCCTCTTTGCTCGCCAGGGAAGGAGAGCGGGATCCCCGCCTGACGGAGAGCGCATCGCTTACGTATGCGATGACCAAACGCGGCTGCACCATCGAAGAAATAGCCCAAAAGCGCGGGATCAAACCGAGTACAGTGGAAGACCATCTGGTGGAAATCGCCCTGCGTTGTCCGGAATGGGACAGTTCCGCCTACCTGCCGGCTGAATTGGCCGAACAGATTGCGGCCATTAGCGAAAAATTGGGGACAAGCAGGCTGAGAAGAGTGAAAGATCAGCTGGGACCGGGCGTTTCCTACCTGCAGATCCGCCTGGCGCTGGCGAGGGGGAGGGGAAGCGAATGA